Proteins from a single region of Sandaracinaceae bacterium:
- a CDS encoding DEAD/DEAH box helicase: MTFAELGLIDPLVRAVAAAGYEAPTPIQKAAIPSVVEGRDLLGCAQTGTGKTAAFALPVLQRIDATAGDDPAIRALILTPTRELAAQIGDSFSTYGEHLDLWHTVIFGGVKENPQIAELKRGVDILIATPGRLLDLMGQGHVDLKRLEVFVLDEADRMLDMGFLPDVKRVVKALPEKRQTLFFSATMPPVIRELAESLLNDPVSVAVAPVSSATELVTQQAFFVDRADKRALLVDLLQRPEVTRTLVFTRTKHGANRIVEHLEKANIKAAAIHGNKSQNARTRAMDGFRDGSLPVLVATDLAARGIDVSGVSHVINFDLPNIPETYVHRIGRTGRAEETGVAWALVEDEDRAFMADIERLMKRQVERVEDHPYPPQRPLPAMTDLQSRPTGGGGGGGGGGGGGGRSGRGRSGGRGGRGGSGGGGGGGRTGGGGGGGRAGGGSGGGRSGGGRSGGGGGGGGGRPAGSGGGGRSGGGRSGGGPRGSGGSRGS, encoded by the coding sequence GTGACTTTTGCAGAACTCGGATTGATCGACCCTCTCGTCCGCGCCGTGGCCGCCGCCGGCTACGAGGCTCCCACGCCCATCCAGAAGGCGGCCATCCCCTCGGTCGTCGAAGGCCGCGACCTGCTCGGCTGCGCGCAGACCGGCACGGGCAAGACCGCGGCATTTGCGCTCCCGGTGCTGCAGCGCATCGACGCGACGGCGGGCGACGACCCCGCCATCCGCGCGTTGATCTTGACCCCCACGCGCGAGCTCGCGGCCCAGATCGGGGACAGCTTCAGCACCTACGGTGAGCACCTGGACCTGTGGCACACGGTCATCTTTGGCGGCGTGAAGGAGAACCCGCAGATCGCCGAACTGAAGCGTGGCGTGGACATCCTGATCGCCACGCCGGGCCGCTTGCTGGACCTGATGGGGCAGGGGCACGTGGATCTGAAGCGCCTCGAGGTGTTCGTTCTGGACGAAGCCGATCGCATGTTGGACATGGGCTTCCTCCCCGACGTGAAGCGTGTGGTGAAGGCGCTCCCAGAGAAGCGGCAGACGCTGTTCTTCAGCGCGACCATGCCGCCCGTGATCCGCGAGCTGGCCGAGTCGCTGCTCAACGATCCCGTCAGCGTGGCCGTTGCGCCCGTGTCGTCGGCGACCGAGCTGGTCACTCAGCAGGCCTTCTTCGTGGATCGCGCCGACAAGCGGGCGCTGTTGGTGGATCTGCTGCAGCGTCCGGAGGTGACGCGCACGCTGGTGTTCACGCGCACCAAGCACGGCGCCAACCGCATCGTGGAGCATCTCGAGAAGGCCAACATCAAGGCGGCTGCCATCCACGGCAACAAGTCGCAGAACGCGCGCACCCGCGCGATGGATGGCTTCCGCGACGGAAGCCTGCCGGTGCTGGTCGCGACCGACCTGGCGGCCCGCGGCATCGACGTCAGCGGGGTGTCCCACGTCATCAACTTCGACCTGCCGAACATCCCGGAGACGTACGTGCACCGCATCGGCCGCACTGGGCGCGCCGAGGAGACGGGTGTCGCCTGGGCCCTGGTGGAGGACGAGGACCGGGCGTTCATGGCCGACATCGAGCGGCTGATGAAGCGTCAGGTGGAACGCGTGGAGGATCACCCGTATCCGCCGCAGCGCCCGCTGCCCGCGATGACCGACCTGCAGAGCCGCCCGACCGGTGGCGGTGGAGGCGGTGGAGGCGGCGGTGGAGGCGGCGGACGCTCGGGTCGCGGACGCTCAGGCGGCCGCGGCGGCCGTGGTGGGTCCGGCGGCGGAGGTGGCGGCGGCCGCACGGGTGGTGGCGGCGGCGGTGGCCGTGCGGGCGGTGGGAGTGGCGGTGGCCGCTCCGGTGGAGGACGCTCTGGTGGTGGTGGCGGCGGCGGCGGCGGACGCCCGGCGGGCAGTGGTGGCGGTGGCCGCTCTGGTGGCGGGCGCTCGGGGGGTGGACCGAGAGGTTCGGGCGGCTCGCGAGGCAGCTGA
- a CDS encoding enoyl-CoA hydratase/isomerase family protein, which translates to MTEQTAIRWDLGADGVVTLTMDDPNQSANTMNELYQESMKRTVARLQDEVKSGAVKGVILTSAKKTFFAGGDLKMLSQAQPENAADMFAHVREITGQLRALETLGIPVVAAINGAALGGGLEIALACHHRVVLNDPRIQLGLPEVTLGLLPGGGGIVRTVRLLGVQKAIMDVLIQGPRLRPDKALSLGLVHELATDADDMLAKARAFIAANPKSAQPWDVKGYKMPGGTPSNPMLAGNLPAFPANLKKQLKGAHYPAPRAIMSAAVEGAQVDFDTAQRIESRYFTELATGRVAKNMIKAFFFDLQKINSGASRPKDVPQVLPKKVGILGAGMMGQGIAYSTATVGIPCVLKDISVEAAEKGKAYTAKLLEKRVAKGAMTREAADATLALIETTADASGLAGCDMIIEAVFESVALKAKVTQEAEAAGEPGLLMCSNTSTLPITGLAKASKDASRFIGLHFFSPVDKMPLVEIIMGEQTSDAALAMAFDYVVKIKKTPIVVNDSRGFFTSRVFGTFAMEGVAMLAEGFAPNSIEQAALQVGMPVGPLAVNDEVSLELGRHVRVETKKALEAEGKPYVGSPADPVIDKMCEELNRKGRAAGGGFYEYPAGGKKFLWPGLKEHFVRADGGVPSEHQFQDMKDRLLYIQSLETIRCLEENVLRSVADANIGSIMGIGAPPWTGGLLQYVNYVGLPEFVRRSEELAGKYGERFSPPKLLREMAEAGKTFTK; encoded by the coding sequence TCGGGGGCCGTGAAGGGCGTGATCCTGACCTCCGCCAAGAAGACCTTCTTCGCCGGCGGCGACCTCAAGATGCTGAGCCAGGCGCAGCCCGAGAACGCCGCTGACATGTTCGCGCACGTGCGCGAGATCACCGGCCAGCTGCGCGCCCTCGAGACGCTCGGCATCCCGGTCGTCGCCGCCATCAACGGCGCGGCGCTGGGCGGCGGGCTCGAGATCGCGCTGGCGTGTCACCACCGCGTGGTCCTGAACGACCCGCGCATCCAGCTGGGCCTGCCCGAGGTCACCCTGGGCCTGCTCCCTGGCGGCGGCGGCATCGTGCGCACCGTGCGCCTCTTGGGCGTGCAGAAGGCCATCATGGACGTGCTCATCCAGGGCCCGCGCCTGCGGCCGGACAAGGCGCTGTCGCTCGGCCTGGTGCACGAGCTGGCGACGGACGCGGACGACATGCTCGCCAAGGCGCGCGCGTTCATCGCGGCCAACCCCAAGTCGGCGCAGCCGTGGGACGTGAAGGGCTACAAGATGCCCGGCGGCACCCCGAGCAACCCGATGCTGGCGGGCAACCTGCCGGCGTTCCCGGCCAACCTGAAGAAGCAGCTCAAGGGCGCGCACTACCCGGCGCCGCGGGCCATCATGAGCGCGGCCGTCGAGGGCGCCCAAGTGGACTTCGACACCGCACAGCGCATCGAGAGCCGCTACTTCACGGAGCTGGCCACCGGCCGCGTCGCGAAGAACATGATCAAGGCGTTCTTCTTCGACCTGCAGAAGATCAACAGCGGCGCCAGCCGTCCGAAGGACGTGCCGCAGGTGCTCCCGAAGAAGGTGGGCATCCTCGGTGCCGGCATGATGGGGCAGGGCATCGCCTACTCCACGGCCACTGTCGGCATCCCGTGCGTGCTGAAGGACATCTCCGTCGAGGCCGCCGAGAAGGGCAAGGCGTACACCGCCAAGCTCCTCGAGAAGCGCGTCGCGAAGGGCGCCATGACGCGTGAGGCGGCCGACGCCACCCTCGCGCTGATCGAGACCACCGCGGACGCCAGCGGGCTCGCCGGCTGCGACATGATCATCGAGGCCGTGTTCGAGAGCGTCGCGCTCAAGGCCAAGGTCACCCAGGAGGCCGAGGCCGCCGGCGAGCCGGGGCTGCTGATGTGCAGCAACACGTCGACGCTGCCCATCACGGGCCTCGCCAAGGCCTCGAAGGACGCGTCGCGCTTCATCGGCCTGCACTTCTTCTCGCCCGTCGACAAGATGCCGCTGGTCGAGATCATCATGGGCGAGCAGACCTCGGACGCCGCGCTCGCGATGGCCTTCGACTACGTGGTGAAGATCAAGAAGACGCCCATCGTGGTGAACGACAGCCGCGGCTTCTTCACGTCGCGCGTGTTCGGCACGTTTGCCATGGAGGGCGTGGCCATGCTCGCCGAGGGCTTCGCGCCCAACTCCATCGAGCAGGCGGCGCTGCAGGTGGGCATGCCCGTGGGCCCGCTCGCCGTGAACGACGAGGTCAGCCTCGAGCTCGGCCGTCACGTGCGCGTGGAGACCAAGAAGGCCCTCGAGGCCGAGGGCAAGCCCTACGTGGGGAGCCCCGCGGACCCCGTCATCGACAAGATGTGCGAGGAGCTCAACCGCAAGGGCCGCGCCGCAGGTGGTGGCTTCTACGAGTACCCGGCGGGGGGCAAGAAGTTCCTTTGGCCGGGCCTCAAGGAGCACTTCGTGCGGGCTGACGGCGGCGTTCCGTCAGAGCACCAGTTCCAGGACATGAAGGACCGCCTGCTCTACATCCAGAGCCTCGAGACCATCCGCTGCCTGGAGGAGAACGTCCTGCGCTCGGTGGCCGACGCCAACATCGGCTCCATCATGGGCATCGGCGCGCCGCCCTGGACGGGCGGTCTCCTGCAGTACGTGAACTACGTGGGGCTGCCCGAGTTCGTGCGGCGTTCCGAGGAGCTGGCCGGCAAGTACGGCGAGCGCTTCTCGCCGCCGAAGCTGCTGCGCGAGATGGCCGAGGCGGGCAAGACCTTCACCAAGTGA
- a CDS encoding aldo/keto reductase, translated as MYGTAWKEDDTEALVSEALRAGFRAFDTANQRKHYVEAGVGAALARAFAAGDVSREEVFLQTKFTYARGQDHRLPYDPSAPIAAQVRQSFESSQGHLGVRFVDSLVLHGPMRAGHLHPLDEEAWSAMEALVDEGLVGALGVSNVEPAHVTELLQVARIRPRFVQNRCYADQGWDAAVRGLCARAGIVYQGFSLLTANRPVVAGPTVREVAARHQATPAQVVFALALQLGIWPLTGTRDPRHMRDDLAAVGLSLSGSEVQALQLA; from the coding sequence ATGTACGGCACCGCGTGGAAGGAGGACGACACGGAGGCGTTGGTCAGCGAGGCCCTGCGCGCCGGGTTCCGCGCCTTCGACACGGCGAATCAGCGCAAGCACTACGTCGAGGCGGGGGTCGGCGCCGCCCTGGCGCGCGCCTTCGCGGCAGGCGACGTGAGCCGCGAGGAGGTCTTCCTGCAGACCAAGTTCACCTACGCGCGCGGCCAGGACCACCGGCTCCCCTATGACCCGAGCGCCCCCATCGCGGCGCAAGTCCGGCAGTCCTTCGAGAGCTCCCAGGGGCACCTGGGCGTCCGCTTCGTCGACAGCTTGGTGCTGCACGGACCCATGCGCGCCGGTCACCTGCACCCGCTGGACGAGGAGGCCTGGTCCGCGATGGAGGCGCTGGTGGACGAGGGGCTGGTGGGGGCGCTCGGGGTCAGCAACGTCGAGCCGGCGCACGTGACCGAGTTGCTGCAGGTGGCCCGCATTCGGCCACGCTTCGTGCAGAACCGCTGCTACGCCGACCAGGGCTGGGACGCCGCCGTGCGCGGGCTGTGCGCCCGAGCGGGCATCGTCTATCAGGGTTTCTCGTTGCTCACGGCCAACCGGCCCGTGGTCGCGGGCCCCACCGTCCGCGAGGTGGCGGCGCGGCACCAGGCCACCCCCGCGCAGGTGGTGTTCGCGCTGGCGCTGCAGCTGGGCATCTGGCCACTCACGGGCACGCGCGACCCTCGCCACATGCGCGATGATCTGGCGGCGGTCGGGCTCTCGCTCAGCGGCAGTGAGGTGCAAGCGCTGCAGCTCGCTTGA
- a CDS encoding mechanosensitive ion channel translates to MSPRPSRPSLPGALRGPFVLCALFVSLAVAAPAGAQRPRRRAPPAVVVDAGVTDAGPEDAGPSDGGSPPDAGEVIEAPVPGTSALEIAAAADATSATLRSLHVATMPNGTLEAGRLQLAAARAQIDDLLTSPLLAQLPSLDARTLLDVRQRWRRPEERLDDALGTVQTRRAALRAALARLEPLRTEWQGHVALLEENDVPSEVLARAQAMLGLVGTELIEVQRQAADIERLHEALSTEALRVASVMEQLDSAEVVSEAKLWDRGSPPLFHAFASNSPGLVTQAAAAMAMHWELLNAGAEGESDGFLAMLVVGVLLGLMLVYQRSRSPEWEGDPDVLRLARHVVHSPVASAALMVLMGTPLFVPTAPVIVFDIVFVALLFPVMRLLPPLLPVFMRPLLYGFVVALTFDKLVQLAPEGGSLHQTLLVIEGLVTATWLMTFRTKQRAHLKMGLDAVLLAAALLLTGVSIGAALGWEALATMVADATMGSVFMAMIMFAGALVVEALVAFSLRSRLALQFISVRRHRRMLTHRIRTGVRALAVLLWLWTSAESFRLIEPIKGVLDTLGALSIETGEIRLSLGAIVAAALILVFVGYFARFVRFVIDQEVMTRLEVGRDVSGSVSRLVGYAVVAIGVIAALSAVGIQGAQLAMLAGALSVGIGFGLQNIVSNFISGLILMVERPVKIGDFIEVGSLVGEVTSIGIRASTILGIDGAEVIMPNAELISKEVVNWTLSDRSRRVSVDVGVAYGTDPHRVSAVLADACANHATILDKPAPSILFMGFGNSSLDFRVNCWVGEYADHHKLRSDITHWVHDALYREAIEIPFPQRDLHLRSIDEGVRRALRGEPTEPAPPPSGDTDASPKASD, encoded by the coding sequence ATGTCGCCTCGCCCTTCGCGCCCCTCCCTGCCTGGCGCGCTGCGCGGCCCGTTCGTGCTGTGCGCGCTGTTCGTCTCCTTGGCCGTCGCCGCTCCCGCCGGGGCACAGCGGCCGCGACGTCGAGCGCCGCCAGCGGTCGTCGTCGACGCTGGGGTGACCGACGCTGGACCCGAAGACGCCGGGCCCAGCGACGGTGGCTCGCCGCCAGACGCGGGAGAGGTCATCGAAGCCCCCGTGCCCGGGACCTCGGCCCTCGAGATCGCCGCTGCCGCCGACGCCACCAGCGCCACGCTCCGGTCGCTGCACGTCGCCACCATGCCCAACGGCACGCTCGAGGCAGGCCGCCTGCAGCTCGCGGCGGCGCGTGCGCAGATCGACGACCTCTTGACCAGCCCACTGCTGGCGCAGCTCCCCTCGTTGGACGCGCGCACGCTGTTGGACGTCCGGCAGCGGTGGCGACGCCCGGAGGAGCGCCTGGACGACGCGCTCGGGACTGTCCAGACGCGCCGCGCGGCGTTGCGGGCCGCCCTCGCACGGCTGGAGCCGTTGCGTACGGAGTGGCAAGGACACGTCGCGCTGTTGGAGGAGAACGACGTGCCCTCCGAGGTGCTGGCCCGCGCGCAAGCGATGCTCGGGCTGGTGGGGACGGAGCTGATCGAAGTGCAGCGCCAGGCCGCCGACATCGAGCGCCTGCACGAAGCCCTCAGCACCGAGGCGCTGCGCGTGGCGAGCGTGATGGAGCAGCTGGACAGCGCCGAGGTGGTGAGCGAGGCGAAGCTGTGGGACCGCGGGTCGCCTCCGCTCTTCCACGCGTTCGCCTCGAACTCGCCCGGCTTGGTGACGCAGGCCGCGGCCGCCATGGCGATGCACTGGGAGCTCTTGAACGCCGGGGCCGAAGGGGAGTCCGACGGATTCCTCGCGATGCTGGTGGTGGGTGTGCTGCTTGGGCTCATGCTGGTGTACCAGCGCAGCCGCAGCCCCGAGTGGGAGGGCGACCCGGACGTGTTGAGGCTCGCGCGCCACGTCGTGCACTCACCTGTCGCGTCGGCAGCGCTGATGGTGCTCATGGGGACGCCGCTGTTCGTGCCCACCGCGCCCGTCATCGTGTTCGACATCGTCTTCGTCGCGCTCCTGTTCCCGGTGATGCGGCTACTGCCCCCGCTGCTCCCCGTCTTCATGCGGCCGCTGCTGTATGGCTTCGTCGTGGCCTTGACCTTCGACAAGCTGGTGCAGCTCGCGCCCGAGGGAGGTTCGTTGCATCAGACTCTCCTGGTCATCGAGGGGCTCGTCACGGCCACGTGGCTCATGACCTTCCGCACGAAGCAGCGGGCACACCTGAAGATGGGGCTCGATGCGGTGTTGCTGGCGGCCGCGCTCCTGCTCACCGGCGTGTCCATCGGCGCGGCGCTGGGCTGGGAGGCGCTCGCCACGATGGTCGCCGACGCGACGATGGGCAGCGTGTTCATGGCCATGATCATGTTCGCCGGGGCGCTGGTGGTGGAGGCCCTCGTGGCCTTCAGCCTGCGCAGCCGGCTCGCCCTGCAGTTCATCAGCGTGCGACGCCACCGGCGCATGTTGACCCACCGCATCCGCACCGGCGTGCGCGCGCTCGCCGTGCTGCTCTGGCTATGGACCAGCGCCGAGAGCTTCCGCCTGATAGAGCCCATCAAGGGCGTGCTGGACACGCTGGGCGCGCTCTCCATCGAGACGGGCGAGATCCGCCTGTCGCTGGGCGCGATCGTCGCGGCCGCGCTGATCTTGGTGTTCGTCGGGTACTTCGCCCGCTTCGTCCGCTTCGTCATCGACCAAGAAGTCATGACCCGCCTCGAGGTCGGCCGTGACGTGTCGGGCAGCGTCTCGCGCCTCGTCGGCTACGCCGTCGTCGCGATCGGCGTGATCGCCGCGTTGTCTGCGGTCGGCATCCAGGGCGCGCAGCTGGCCATGCTCGCTGGCGCGCTGAGCGTGGGCATCGGCTTCGGTCTGCAGAACATCGTCAGCAACTTCATCTCCGGGCTCATCCTCATGGTCGAGCGCCCCGTGAAGATCGGCGACTTCATCGAGGTGGGGTCCCTCGTCGGCGAGGTCACCAGCATCGGCATCCGCGCCAGCACCATCCTCGGCATCGACGGCGCCGAGGTGATCATGCCGAACGCGGAGCTCATCTCGAAGGAGGTGGTGAACTGGACGCTGTCCGATCGGTCGCGGCGCGTCAGCGTCGACGTCGGCGTCGCGTACGGCACGGACCCACACCGCGTGTCCGCCGTCCTGGCCGACGCTTGTGCGAACCACGCCACCATCCTGGACAAGCCCGCCCCCAGCATCCTGTTCATGGGCTTCGGGAACAGCTCCCTCGACTTCCGAGTGAACTGCTGGGTGGGGGAGTACGCCGACCACCACAAGCTGCGCAGCGACATCACGCACTGGGTGCACGACGCGCTCTACCGTGAGGCCATCGAGATCCCCTTCCCGCAGCGCGACCTGCACTTGCGCTCCATCGACGAGGGCGTGCGCCGGGCGCTGCGCGGCGAGCCCACTGAACCGGCTCCGCCCCCCTCGGGCGACACGGACGCCAGTCCGAAGGCGTCTGACTGA
- the ilvD gene encoding dihydroxy-acid dehydratase codes for MPDYRSKTSTAGRNMAGARALWRATGMKDADFQKPIIAVANSFTQFVPGHVHLKDLGQLVAREIEAHGGVAKEFNTIAVDDGIAMGHDGMLYSLPSREIIADSVEYMVNAHCADALVCISNCDKITPGMLMAALRLNIPTVFVSGGPMEAGKTKLAKHALDLVDAMVIAADPNASDELVAEYERSACPTCGSCSGMFTANSMNCLTEALGLALPGNGSTLATHADRERLFLEAARTAVDLCRRYYGEDDATALPRNIASFAAFENAMTLDIAMGGSTNTILHLLAAAQEAELSFDLGDIDRLSRRVPQLCKVAPNSPKYHMEDVHRAGGIIAILGELGRAGLLDLSVPTVHSKTLGDAIAAWDVTQTSDAAVHDFFRAGPAGIPTQVAFSQSTRWKTVDLDRSEGCIRDAAHAYSKEGGLAVLRGNLAVDGCVVKTAGVDESIHVFEGSAKVFESQDAAVHGILEGQVQEGDVVVIRYEGPKGGPGMQEMLYPTSYLKSKGLGKACALLTDGRFSGGTSGLSIGHASPEAAAGGTIGLVRDGDRIRIDIPARTIDLLVPEAELAERRSAQDAAGWKPAQPRKRQVSTALKAYALLATSADKGAVRDRSKLD; via the coding sequence ATGCCTGACTATCGCTCCAAGACCTCCACGGCGGGCCGCAACATGGCCGGCGCGCGCGCCCTCTGGCGCGCCACCGGCATGAAGGACGCCGACTTCCAGAAGCCCATCATCGCGGTGGCGAACTCGTTCACCCAGTTCGTCCCGGGTCACGTCCACCTCAAGGACCTCGGGCAGCTCGTCGCGCGCGAGATCGAGGCGCACGGGGGCGTCGCGAAGGAGTTCAACACCATCGCCGTCGACGACGGCATCGCGATGGGCCACGACGGGATGCTGTACTCGCTGCCGAGCCGCGAGATCATCGCCGACTCGGTGGAGTACATGGTCAACGCGCACTGCGCCGACGCGCTCGTGTGCATCTCGAACTGCGACAAGATCACGCCCGGCATGCTGATGGCCGCGCTGCGCCTCAACATCCCCACCGTGTTCGTGTCTGGCGGGCCCATGGAGGCCGGCAAGACCAAGCTCGCCAAGCACGCGCTCGACCTGGTGGACGCGATGGTCATCGCGGCCGACCCGAACGCGTCGGACGAGCTGGTGGCCGAGTACGAGCGCAGCGCGTGCCCCACGTGCGGGTCGTGCTCGGGCATGTTCACCGCCAACTCGATGAACTGCCTCACCGAGGCCCTCGGCCTCGCGCTGCCGGGCAACGGCTCGACCCTGGCGACGCACGCCGACCGCGAGCGCCTGTTCCTCGAGGCGGCCCGCACCGCAGTGGATCTCTGCCGTCGCTACTACGGCGAGGACGACGCCACGGCGCTGCCCCGCAACATCGCGTCCTTCGCAGCGTTCGAGAACGCCATGACGCTCGACATCGCGATGGGCGGGTCCACCAACACCATCCTGCACCTGCTCGCGGCCGCGCAGGAGGCCGAGCTGTCGTTCGACCTCGGGGATATCGACCGGCTGTCGCGGCGCGTGCCGCAGCTGTGCAAGGTCGCCCCGAACTCCCCCAAGTACCACATGGAGGACGTGCACCGCGCCGGCGGCATCATCGCCATCCTGGGCGAGCTCGGCCGCGCGGGCCTGCTCGACCTGAGCGTGCCCACCGTCCACAGCAAGACGCTCGGCGACGCCATCGCGGCCTGGGACGTGACGCAGACCAGCGACGCTGCGGTGCACGATTTCTTCCGGGCTGGTCCGGCGGGCATCCCCACGCAGGTGGCGTTCAGTCAGTCCACGCGCTGGAAGACGGTCGACCTCGACCGCAGCGAGGGCTGCATCCGCGACGCGGCCCACGCCTACTCGAAGGAGGGCGGGCTCGCGGTGCTGCGCGGCAACCTGGCGGTGGACGGCTGCGTCGTGAAGACGGCGGGCGTGGACGAGTCCATCCACGTCTTCGAGGGCAGCGCGAAGGTCTTCGAGAGCCAGGACGCGGCCGTGCACGGCATCCTCGAGGGGCAGGTGCAGGAGGGCGACGTGGTCGTCATCCGCTACGAAGGCCCCAAGGGCGGGCCGGGCATGCAGGAGATGCTCTACCCGACGAGCTACCTGAAGTCGAAGGGGCTCGGGAAGGCGTGCGCGCTGCTCACGGACGGCCGGTTCTCGGGCGGGACGTCGGGCCTCTCCATTGGTCACGCGTCCCCAGAGGCCGCGGCCGGCGGCACCATCGGGCTCGTCCGTGACGGCGACCGCATCCGCATTGACATCCCGGCGCGCACCATCGACCTGCTGGTGCCCGAGGCCGAGCTGGCCGAGCGTCGCAGCGCACAAGACGCTGCGGGTTGGAAGCCGGCGCAACCCCGGAAGCGGCAAGTCAGCACGGCACTCAAGGCGTACGCGCTGCTGGCCACCAGCGCCGACAAGGGCGCGGTGCGGGATCGCAGCAAGCTCGACTGA